In the Silene latifolia isolate original U9 population chromosome 1, ASM4854445v1, whole genome shotgun sequence genome, ATCTGACCGTCTTTCTTCCACCTTCCTCCTATGCCTTTAGATCTATAATAAACTCTCCCTTCTCTCGCCTTCATCATCCCTGAGACAATAGCTCCATTACGATCTCAGACTTCGTGTGGCAGGTTTGctagtggtggttgtggtgggctTCCTAGTGGTGGTAATTGGCTGTTGTGACTGATGTTTGGTGGGGTGATTACAACATGCTAACTACAATTTGGGAAGAATATTATATGGATAGGAGGGCATATCATTAACTCTAGGAATAAAATTGAAATATGTCAGTCAGAGGGCTTCTTCGTGATTTAGTGCGATATTGTTTTGTATTTGTAGTACCCATATTAAACTTCCAACTCGAACTAAATCATGATGCTCCTATCTTGACTTTGTTATGAATAACATTGCAGCCTCCAGAAGGATGGACAGGTGGTGTCGGATTCGTAAGCAAGGAAATGATCAAAGAACACTGCCCTGCACCTGCAGCTGATATCCAGGTACAGTTCCCTATTTATGCACTTCCCTCCCCTGTTTACGCACTTCCTTTCCCACAACTTATGCATTACAGACTGAAGCTATTCGTTTTCAAATACAATTAGGAGACTTTCTGAGACTGCATGCGTGAGACGACTTATGTATTACAGACTgagttatttattttcaaatacaACTAGGAGACTGTCTCATACTGCATGTGTGCGACTTAACCCACTAACCGCTAAAAAGCTGAAACAAAGATATAATCATTTAACCAACTCATTATATGAGTGGCTCTAATGATAATCTGATGATGAGACCATCTTTCACCTGAATTCTAAATTAATCATTGTAAAATATGCAGATTTTGAGGTGTGGCCCGCCTCCGATGAATAAAGCGATGGCTgctcaccttgaggaacttggtTACTCCCCTGAAATGCAATTCCAGTTCTGATTCATCTATATCACAACACATTCTACTTTCATTGAAACCTTGATTTCGGGATGTTCAATTGGACTTCCTGTGAATTTATTACCGGTTTCCGAGACTGTGGGTGTAACTTCAGTCAGTATTGTTTCTCAAGAACTTATTCATCATTTTGTATGATTTGGATTAGCAAATGTATCCTTTTCCTGGGACTTTTTTTTCCCATGCTGGTTTACGATCAGGGAAAAAATGAGCAAACAAATGTTTCTGATGAATCTTGGAGATCTATAGTTGTTAATCTCAGATTATTTGCTACCACATTATCGTGTATGTTTGTGTGAATCGTTCCAAGTACGTATCACTGCAACAACATTCGGGTTTTACTGTGTGGTAATGGGACAGATATGGACGGAATATTGTTGCATCCTTGTCTTGATTTGTGACGTTCAACATGGGAATATACTCGACTCGAACTTATTTTGTTCAATATTGACGTGGATCCGTGTAGATTAGCTTACTTTAATAAAGTTGGATTGCAAATACGAGATCTAAATCGAATTTGTTACATTCGGCACGTATTCAAATCCACAATTTTTCTCACAACATTTGATCTACGCGGTATTCAAAGTGGTTGATGTAGCGTTTTGAATACCGCGTAAATCAAATGAGAAGAACAAATGAGGCGATATATCACATCTTACAACACTTGCTTAAATAAATATTTAATTCCTCCAAAAAGTACTTTAGATGaataattaacaataaacatTCAAATGTATATCGAGCTTTAAATGAAATCTTTTCCCCGGCGTATCTAATAATATGAGTATTTTTTCAAGTCTCTCTATTTTTTAAATCGTAAATCACTATTACTAAAATAGAGAAAAAATCACTCATGCAAAGACAAATCGACATTAGCAATTCCATGGCACGATCGTTTTTCCGTGTATTTTGGCAAAGTGTTGTCACTTTTGGGTAAATATTAACCGCTTTATGTTAAATTCAGAATAGTGGTCATTTTGGAAAAACTGGTCATCTTCACATATTTCTCATCGCACGTACAATGATCTCACAATAGAATTTGTGGATTGACATATCTTAGACAAAAGTTTAAGCTTTATGTAAAGACGATCTCATTTATAAAAAATAGTTACCCAATACCATTAAAAAACTATTAGCAGATCTCAACcactttcatttttttaattaaagtgCATCTTCCAATTTCCAAGTAACATGACCATGATGAGTAGATGAACCTCAAAGCCAACAAAAAAACATGCTCCTAGTAACTAACAAAAATAGCATCATTATTCATAATTATTCATAATTTAAccaaaataattacaaatcaatTGGAGTTGAACCCAAACACTACTCATCACTTATAATATTACGGAGtatattataatattaattaattaattattattacacCGGTGACCGGTTCTTCAGTGTGGGGCCCTCCTATTTCCTCGGTTACATCTTCATCTCACCTTCATCTTCCTCTATTCCATCCACCTAGTTTTATCAGTCCACCGTCTATTGCCGGTCACATCCCCACCCACTTACCGGCGACCTTCTTCCTCAGGTATTTTATTattcctttttatttattttgcgAAATTTTCAAGTTACCCCGTAATTTGCTAGCTAATGAGGCACCGGgtaatgttgttattgttgtagtTGTATTTTTCTTGGGTAATGATTGATTTATTGATTCGGGTTATTGATTCGGGTTCGGACCCTGTCGGTTGATTGACACACTATCCAATTGCGTCAGGTTTGTGCGataaagaggctgtttccgaataaTCCAACATGAAAATTGCCTTTAATGGTTGTTTTAGAACCAAAGAGTAGCGAATATTTGGCTACATTGGAAATGGAAATGATTTACGTTTGCTTTCTAATTATGGTAATTTGATCCGAGTTGTTGATTCAGTTTGAATTATTGGTACTATTTTTTTAATGAATTGAATGGGGAATGGCGAATCTTTGGCTACATTGGGAATGGAGATGGAAATGATTTATGTTTGCTTTCTAAGTATGGTAATttgacacaaattctcattataaacgggagatatccgtctatagttatagtcGGGCCAAATATCCACCCTCTTTaatggtgtgtttggatagcaaaagtggagggaaagagaggggagggagaaggagggaagagaaagggatggaagggaaggggagggagaatggataaagtcattttccctccaaatcttgcctttgtTGGAGAGGAAATAATTTGGCTTGGAGGGGGGAAGTGAAGGGattcattttccctcccctcaaaatccctccacctccattttgctaaccaaacaaagtatttatcatcccttcctttccctcccctctctttccctccaaatcctcctatccaaaaagaccctaagggtgtgtttggatagcaaaagtggagagaaagggaggggagggggaaggagggaaggggaagggagagaagggaaggggagggggaatggagtgtggttgtttggatacaatttccctccaaatcttgcctattgtggagagattttgattaggcttggaggagggaaattggatctctccaaatctctccccctccatttccctccacactcatttgctatccaaataagggattttaaatcccctactctccctccctttcttttccctccaaatacttcaatccaaacacaccctaagtataaggacggatatatccgtctatagcgaGACTAACTGGTAATTTGATCCGAGTTGTTGATTCAGTTTGAATTATTTGGTAGGTTTTTTTCCATGAATGGAATGGGAAATGGTGGATACTTGACGGATTTCATTGGCGATTCTTGAAGATTTGTAGTTGGGAATGGCGGAAAGGAGTTCTTCTTCGTCATTGGGTATTTTTCATTGTAGGAACACATTGTTTTGTTGGTTTACTGCAACTTCTTTTCTGTTTTTGCTGTCCTGGTTATTTCTACTGCCATCAACAGGGCGGTTTCGCCTTGGTTTGTCTCCTAGTTTGAGTAGTCGCATTATATCTAATGCCGGGATCTCAAATCAAATAGTTAGTATAGGAGGAGGCGATTGTGGTCCGAGGGAGAAACAAGTTTTGAAGGTTTTCATGTATGATTTGCCCCCGGAATTTCATTTTGGTATATTAGATTGGAAACCTGAGGGATCGAGTGTTTGGCCTGATATTCGGAAAAATGTGCCCATGTATCCTGGTGGATTGAATTTGCAGCATAGTATAGAGTATTGGCTTACCTTGGATCTCCTCTTTTCGGAATATTCAGGGGTTACCAAGTCTCGTTTTGCTTTGAGGGTGCACAACTCGAGTGAGGCAGATGTGATATTTGTGCCTTTCTTCTCGTCTTTGTCTTTTAACCGATTTTCTAGGCTAAGGAAACAAGAGAGGAGCAGCCATGACAAACTTATACAAGATAAATTGGTCAAGTATTTGGAACGTCAGGAGGAGTGGAAGAGGTCAGGGGGTGTGGATCACATTATCTTGGCTCATCACCCGAATAGTCTGCTATACGCAAGGAATCAATTATGGCCTGCTACGTTCATACTCTCAGATTTCGGGAGGTATCCACCAAGTATTGCAAATGTTCAGAAAGATGTTATTGCTCCTTATCGACATGTTATCAAATCATTTGATAATGATACATCAACTTTTGATAGCCGGCCAATTTTGTTGTACTTCCAAGGTGCCATATATAGAAAAGATGTGAGTTCATTGTTTCATTTTTACatatattttttttggtaatgTCTGCAGAACCTTGAATCTGTTTCTTTTGATGGTCCACGTTATGTGATATATGCAATATTTGCGTGTTTATGCTTGTTACTATATTTGATTCTGTATCAGGGGTGTTTTCTTTCACCTGATATATTTTCCTTGTATTAGGGGTGTTTTGTTTATGTTAGATTATGTTATTAACAGTAAGCTTATTTCTGATGGCATGGAAGAGAAGGGGGGCGGCAACTTTTCTCCGGCTTTTGTTATCTTGTCTGTTTTAAGAGACACACGAAGTATGGATTTGTCTTTCCTATAACCTTACTGTACTTCtggaaaataaacaataatgaatttttGATGATTGGTGATAACGTTTTGCTGTTACGGGATCATTTCTTCAGATAATATGAGTGATTGTTGACATTTTCGTCCATCTGCTTACTCAGTGTCACTTTAAAAGATTAATAGCATTGTTAGTGTATGTTGTTCACAATGTTAACCAACATTTGGCAATAGCTGTAAATTACAAATATTCATGGATCTAGCCAGGCATATCTTGTCTAAGAGTTATTCCGCAATGGCACCACCTTGTCATATCATGCGTACGCCCCAGCAGCTGGACAATGGTTCCAATATCTGATACCTTACTAGTATAAAGCTGTAGAAGTGTCATAAATTGTATTGAAATATAACGACATTTATGGAGTCTGAGATCATACATTCACTTGGTGGCTTTGGTGATTAGATTATAATTTTGTTATACCAGTCAATTATGTTACAGCCTCTTGAAACTGAGTTACCTCGACTCTTCTTGAACACCTATACTGTAGGGCATTTTTATTCTGATTCTATATTCAATTTCATTCTGTGTTGCATATGTACAAAGGTTTCAAGAAAGATTGTTTTGTCATAAATTGCCATGCCTCTTTTAAGGACGCTTTATGCGCTTAATTGGTGTAATATCACTCTTTGATTGTTTTATATTAATAGACCCCATCAATAGACTGTTTTTAATTATCAGTAAAACCTATAACTTGTCAATACGCTTGTTTGAATCCAGATAATATTTTGCTTTGTCCTCGATTCTCTCTGAAAGCTAACTGTATCTGCGTAGTTCTAAGTGCATTTAACTACCGATCGACTCTTGTCCAACATCCTTTTGCTACTACTATAGTCATTTAAAAGTAGATGGAATCTTGATCTCTTTTCCTTTATCTGCCCAATTGCCCTGCCTTGCTTGTGTTGTGTCATGATCAAGATATATGATTTATTCATTAATGATAGGAAGGCTTAGAAAGTTTTGTAGCATCTTGAGGCACGTTTCCTGAGATTAACACCTCATTTAAGTTCTTCACATCTTCTGCTAttagattcatttcatttccttAAGAAACAGCTATACTTGCTTGGACATCCAATAATTAGTTCCCTTTACCAGACTGACTACTCGTTTTGCTGGAAACTTTTAGTTTTTATCTCGTTTTCTTGTACATAACCTGCGTCATCTGATTTTTCGTGCTCCTTATTGATGTCCTGAGTTAAACAAATAATGCACACTTAATTTTGCAAAGGAAAAACTCGGAAAAAAAAAGTATACATATAAGTCCGATTATGATCCCTTCCTGTAATTATTTTGATTTGTTGCTTGCAACAACATTTTGCCTGCAGGGTACCTTTCACAGTCTATACTATTGTTGTTTAAAAGGATCGATTAAAACAATTCTCCTTGTGAATTTTGACTGCAGGGCGGAGTGATAAGGCAAGAGTTGTTCTATCTTCTGAGAGATGAAGAAGATGTGCACTTTACATTCGGAAGTATCCAACATGGCGGCGTAAGTAATGCCAGCCAAGGAATGCACTCCTCCAAATTTTGCCTCAACATAGCCGGTGACACGCCATCTTCAAATCGCCTTTTTGATGCGATTGCCAGCCACTGTGTCCCTGTCATTATCAGTGATGAGATCGAGCTTCCATTTGAAGACGTTATTGATTACACCGAATTCTGCATCTTTGTTCGGACATCTGATGCAGTAAAAGAGAAGTTTCTTATAAATCTCATCAGGGGCATTGGAAGGGAAGAGTGGACTCGCATGTGGAACAAACTGCAACAAGTCGAAAAACATTTTGAGTTTCGGTACCCTTCAGGAGACGATGATGCAGTCCAGATGATATGGCAAACGATTTCACACAAGGTTCCCTCCATTAAGTTGAAGTTGCACCGATCAAGGCGGTATTCTCGTAGCAAAGACACTAGTGTCGCTCGGACACCCCCACAATTTATGGTGCCCAACAATTTTTGGTAGGAAGTTAACTGTCATCTCTGAAGACCTGCATGCTAAAGCTGGTGAATCTATATATCATAACGAACACAGATTGCAGTTTCAGATAATTTTTTGACAAATTTAAGTCTATTCTGCTGAAAACAGGTTACTTTTTTTTTGCTTTCCATTTCAGCATTGAATTCTTTTTAGAAATGAACAAATCTttgtatagttttttttttttttcccgatACACAGTTTTTTTACTGCAAAGGTAACTTCTGGTTTCCTGCTGATAGTTCTAAACTTCTAATTACCTAAATATGAACTTTGAAGATTCATAGTTTTTCGACGCATTCCGAAATATCAACAAATTGTGTTCATTTTGATGATAGATAAAGAGTTATGGTCTACAAATAGTTCAATTTGCTGCAAATTGGAGCTAATGATGAAAATTTTCAGCCTTCTGGTGTGTCTGTTCATTCACTAGTTGATGAACAACTCTATCACAATCGGGATCCTCTCCATTTATTTCCGCTTGTTTACTCTTGTTACGTGTTTGAGGTGTGGCGTGTGGGACACAGCTATAAGTCTATAACAGGCTGTAAGATGGAGTACCCCCTCCATCTCATTTACGTTTACCGTCTTAATTCATCGGTAGTTTATACTCTCTTCATCACATCAACACTTTTCTTCCGTATTCTGCTTTTTGCATTTTTTGATTTGAAGTTCCAACCAAAATTTATGGAATTGGACCTAAAAAAGCCATTCAGGTGATTAAATATCTCATTTTAAAATTTAAAGTCAAAGGATAAAGTTATTATTTTCACTTTTTTCTTACATGCACGTAAAAAAAATGAAGACGGTATAAATGGAATGGAAGGAATATTAGACATTCTCCAATCTCAAAACATTAAAGAGTTGCCACTTTCCAGGCCTTATAA is a window encoding:
- the LOC141595026 gene encoding putative arabinosyltransferase ARAD1 yields the protein MAERSSSSSLGIFHCRNTLFCWFTATSFLFLLSWLFLLPSTGRFRLGLSPSLSSRIISNAGISNQIVSIGGGDCGPREKQVLKVFMYDLPPEFHFGILDWKPEGSSVWPDIRKNVPMYPGGLNLQHSIEYWLTLDLLFSEYSGVTKSRFALRVHNSSEADVIFVPFFSSLSFNRFSRLRKQERSSHDKLIQDKLVKYLERQEEWKRSGGVDHIILAHHPNSLLYARNQLWPATFILSDFGRYPPSIANVQKDVIAPYRHVIKSFDNDTSTFDSRPILLYFQGAIYRKDGGVIRQELFYLLRDEEDVHFTFGSIQHGGVSNASQGMHSSKFCLNIAGDTPSSNRLFDAIASHCVPVIISDEIELPFEDVIDYTEFCIFVRTSDAVKEKFLINLIRGIGREEWTRMWNKLQQVEKHFEFRYPSGDDDAVQMIWQTISHKVPSIKLKLHRSRRYSRSKDTSVARTPPQFMVPNNFW